The proteins below come from a single Bactrocera dorsalis isolate Fly_Bdor chromosome 5, ASM2337382v1, whole genome shotgun sequence genomic window:
- the LOC105223951 gene encoding U6 snRNA-associated Sm-like protein LSm8, giving the protein MASGLEAYINHTVSIITADGRNFIGTLKGFDQTINVILDESHERVFSTTSGIEQIVLGLHIIRGDNIAVIGLIDDQIDSRLDLGNIRGEPLGPVVH; this is encoded by the coding sequence ATGGCATCAGGATTGGAGGCCTACATAAATCATACCGTGTCTATAATTACCGCCGATGGACGAAACTTTATCGGCACACTAAAAGGGTTCGATCAAACTATAAATGTCATCCTCGACGAGTCTCATGAGCGAGTCTTCTCTACCACATCTGGTATCGAACAAATTGTTTTGGGACTACATATTATTCGTGGTGATAACATAGCTGTAATTGGTCTTATAGATGACCAAATTGATTCGCGACTTGACTTGGGTAACATACGAGGGGAACCATTGGGTCCAGT